From a single Longimicrobium sp. genomic region:
- a CDS encoding aldehyde dehydrogenase family protein: VFGPVVSLYVYPDAQWEDTLRIVDKSTPYALTGAVFATDRAALVQADRELRNAAGNYYVNDKPTGAVVGQQPFGGARASGTNDKAGSILNMLRWISPRTIKETFAPARSFEYPFMGEK, translated from the coding sequence GGTGTTCGGCCCGGTGGTGTCGCTGTACGTCTATCCGGATGCCCAGTGGGAAGACACGCTGCGCATCGTGGACAAGAGCACGCCGTACGCGCTGACGGGCGCCGTGTTCGCCACCGACCGCGCGGCGCTGGTGCAGGCTGACCGCGAGCTGCGGAACGCGGCGGGCAATTACTACGTGAACGACAAGCCCACGGGCGCGGTGGTGGGCCAGCAGCCGTTCGGCGGCGCGCGGGCCAGCGGCACCAACGACAAGGCGGGGAGCATTCTGAACATGCTCCGCTGGATCTCGCCGCGGACGATCAAGGAAACGTTCGCCCCGGCACGCTCGTTCGAGTACCCGTTCATGGGCGAGAAGTAG